A single window of Thalassomonas viridans DNA harbors:
- a CDS encoding ATP-binding cassette domain-containing protein has translation MTLIYQFIRSLCALYPKKVAANLSLQFVLGLTQGIGILHLLPLLSLVSGQSLQVLGAASLNGSEQGLPDLPALLSYLPQLTLTQLLVIFVLILCCHGLVKRKQFCLSAAIENAFVYHSRKSLYQALCRTNWPLLCRLRSTNINHVLTIEVQRLAHMVKLFFELTSVCLLSLFYIALGLWLQPQLLMFCLATGLVLFLLLRKYNHQANDLGLQSQQHIRSVFALAGNFLGGVKTIKAHALEPVLQDKFSRQINSTREVDDQFARSHSLAAFYYEIGASILLCLLLYLAIGVMNTGLAVLITLLFTFSRLMPKLVAGFKLYQQLLNHLPAYQAVKQLKEQLSREREAQGVKSTEASLSFNKALSFTDVCFAYPEKAVIQGVSLKIQAKEITALVGPSGSGKSTLLDLMVGIISPTQGNIFIDGRPLTPGVKKNWQGKIAYLTQEAFLFHDTVRANMQLISGRVSDENIWQVLEQVSAKTFVAALPQGLDTRIGDRGMTLSGGERQRLALARALLAKPELLILDEATNALDKEHERTIDRLIAELKGQITVVIVVHDLVRVRQADHLYVIEDGRVKERGSRAELLVAGQGYLTRLAGSSELV, from the coding sequence ATGACCTTGATTTATCAGTTTATTCGTAGCCTCTGTGCCTTATATCCTAAAAAAGTTGCCGCTAATCTATCACTACAGTTTGTCTTAGGCTTAACCCAGGGCATAGGCATTTTACATCTTTTGCCTTTGCTGTCCCTGGTATCCGGGCAATCTCTACAGGTACTGGGGGCGGCTTCACTGAACGGCAGCGAGCAGGGGCTGCCTGACTTGCCCGCGCTGTTATCTTACCTGCCGCAGCTGACTTTAACCCAGCTGCTGGTAATTTTTGTGCTGATCTTGTGCTGCCATGGCCTGGTGAAACGGAAACAGTTTTGCCTGTCGGCAGCAATAGAAAATGCCTTTGTTTACCATAGCCGAAAATCCCTCTATCAAGCTCTTTGTCGCACCAACTGGCCTTTGCTGTGTCGCCTCAGGAGCACAAATATCAACCATGTGCTTACGATAGAGGTGCAGCGGCTGGCGCATATGGTGAAGCTTTTTTTCGAACTGACTTCTGTTTGCCTGCTTAGCCTGTTTTATATCGCCCTGGGGTTATGGTTGCAGCCTCAGTTGTTGATGTTTTGCCTGGCCACCGGGCTGGTGCTGTTTTTATTGCTGAGAAAGTATAACCACCAGGCCAATGATTTAGGTTTGCAGTCACAGCAGCATATCCGCTCGGTATTTGCCCTTGCCGGAAATTTTCTCGGGGGCGTGAAAACCATTAAGGCCCATGCCCTTGAACCGGTTTTACAAGATAAATTTTCACGGCAAATAAACAGCACCCGTGAGGTGGACGATCAATTTGCCCGAAGTCATAGCCTGGCGGCGTTCTATTATGAAATTGGCGCTTCAATTTTGCTTTGCCTGCTGCTCTATCTTGCCATCGGTGTGATGAATACCGGGCTTGCCGTGCTGATCACCTTATTATTTACCTTTTCACGCCTGATGCCAAAACTGGTGGCGGGGTTTAAACTGTACCAGCAGCTGTTAAACCATCTGCCTGCCTATCAGGCGGTGAAACAACTCAAGGAGCAGTTGAGCCGGGAGCGGGAGGCGCAAGGGGTAAAAAGCACAGAAGCCTCCCTGTCGTTTAACAAAGCACTGAGCTTTACCGATGTTTGTTTTGCTTATCCGGAGAAAGCGGTGATTCAGGGAGTATCCCTGAAGATACAAGCGAAAGAGATCACGGCCCTGGTCGGCCCTTCGGGCAGCGGGAAAAGTACTTTGCTGGATCTTATGGTTGGCATTATTTCCCCGACCCAGGGTAATATTTTTATCGACGGCAGGCCGCTTACTCCCGGAGTGAAAAAAAACTGGCAGGGAAAAATTGCCTATCTCACCCAGGAAGCCTTTTTATTTCACGATACTGTCCGGGCCAATATGCAGCTTATCAGCGGCCGGGTCAGTGATGAAAATATCTGGCAGGTTTTGGAACAAGTATCGGCGAAAACTTTTGTTGCCGCACTGCCTCAGGGACTGGATACCCGGATAGGGGACAGGGGCATGACGTTATCCGGCGGCGAGCGCCAGCGACTGGCGCTGGCACGGGCCTTACTGGCAAAACCTGAACTCCTGATCCTCGATGAGGCAACCAATGCCCTGGATAAGGAACATGAGAGGACTATCGACAGGTTAATCGCCGAGTTAAAAGGACAAATAACAGTAGTGATTGTTGTCCACGATCTTGTCAGGGTGCGCCAGGCGGACCATCTTTATGTTATTGAAGACGGACGGGTGAAAGAAAGAGGCAGCCGGGCGGAATTGCTTGTTGCCGGGCAAGGCTATTTAACCCGCCTGGCCGGCAGCAGCGAACTGGTTTAG
- a CDS encoding methyltransferase: MNWQQLKTRSLKFLLGKTLKLFLQYYYLKSPRRMTYRHLQLKVDPGVFHPGLFFSSKYLADFISTLALENKTFLDLGTGSGLLALSAASCGARVVATDINPLAIANAGENARKNNLALTLLRSDLFDRITSRFDVIVINPPYFNKTPENPAQAAWYCGENFDYFTRLFSQLKTYTGQQSQVFMVLSDGCALDKINALARLQQLRLELVTSKNFIIEKNYIFQITA, encoded by the coding sequence ATGAACTGGCAACAGCTGAAAACCCGCAGCCTGAAATTTTTGCTGGGGAAAACCCTCAAGCTCTTTTTGCAATACTACTACCTCAAATCCCCGCGCCGGATGACCTACCGGCACCTGCAACTTAAGGTTGACCCCGGCGTCTTTCATCCCGGGCTGTTTTTCAGCTCCAAATATCTCGCCGACTTTATCTCGACTTTAGCACTCGAAAACAAAACTTTTTTGGATCTGGGGACAGGCAGCGGTCTGCTGGCGTTATCTGCCGCCAGCTGCGGCGCCAGGGTCGTTGCCACGGATATCAACCCGCTGGCCATTGCCAACGCCGGTGAAAATGCCAGAAAAAATAACCTGGCGCTGACCCTGCTGCGATCGGATCTGTTTGACCGTATCACTTCACGTTTTGACGTGATCGTCATCAATCCGCCCTATTTTAACAAAACCCCGGAAAATCCGGCGCAGGCCGCCTGGTATTGCGGCGAAAACTTTGATTACTTTACCCGGCTTTTCAGCCAACTCAAAACCTATACCGGACAACAGAGCCAGGTCTTTATGGTGTTGTCCGATGGCTGTGCGCTGGATAAGATAAATGCCCTTGCCCGGCTTCAGCAACTAAGGCTGGAACTGGTGACCAGCAAAAACTTTATCATAGAAAAGAATTACATCTTTCAGATAACAGCTTAA